CAGCGCGTTGACCGTGCCCTGCACGGAATAAGGATTGGTGTCTTTCTGCCCGGGGTGCACAAAATTCAGGCCCAGCGCGGGATCAATAAACGCTTTCCCGGTCAGCTTGATCTTGTCATGGTAGACGGTATTGACCAGTTCGCTGGTTTTACCAACCGCCACCGTCCATACATCGCGGGCGTAAAGCAAATCCACCAAAGTCTTCTTGCCCATCGCAAGCACCGCGTCATGCCGGTTGGGTGTGCGCACATACTCGCCCTCGGGCGTGCGCACATAGGCGCGCGCTATGGCGCGGGTAACAGGAATGCCGAGCCGCATGGCGGTTTCAAAGGCGGTATCGGCTATTTTGTGCTGCTCCGGCACCGGGATAACGCTCTCGTCCATCGCGATCTGGATAAGCGGGTCGCATTTGCTGGCATATACTATGGGGCAGCCGGTTTTCCGATGCTCCTCGGCGTTGAGCTCGATCGCTTCCACCCCGCCCGCCATTTTGTTAAAAATAGTTTTGCGGCCGATGCGTTTTTCCAGTTCGGCTATGAATTTTTTATCGAACCCGTCGGGGAAAAGACTGAAAGTGCGATCATCGCAGATACCGACCATTTCACGGTGTCCGATCACGCTGTCGGCCGAAGCGGATTGCTGTTCCAGCCGGGCCGCATACCCGCCGCCGCGTTTGCCCGTTATCCGGCCGCGGTACTGCGGCAGAATAATATCGCCCAGCCCCAGCCGCGCCAGATTCGGCAAACGCACTTCGCCGCCATATTTCGACAGCAGATATTCAATTGTCACCAGTCCCGCCGCGTCAAGAACCAAAACGACGGCTGTTTTCTGTTTTTTCATAGCCGCTCCCATCCGTAAATGCAATTATGATTATACATAATTCATCCGGATATCCAATAAAAAAATCCCGGGAATTCACCCCGGGATTTTTATCAAAAACCACGCCGCTGCGCGCTATTTCATGGCCAACGGCAGCTGAAGTTTCTAAAGATCCTTCTCGGTCGGAGTGAACGCCTTGCCGAATATGGTATTGAATTCGCCGGCAAACGCTTTCACGTCCTGCGCATTGTCTGTGTAATAGTCATTTTCCAGATTGTTGTTTTCGGCGCTGGAGGTCCAGTTAAAGGAACCGGTGACCACCATCTTGCCGTCAAAAATCCCGAACTTGTGGTGCATGACGCCCCTTCCGCTGTACCCGCTGTTCCATTTAAATACAAATTTGTTCTTTATAAAGAATTCGGTCAGCGGCGAACTGCCGGCCTGAAGCCGGTCCATTACGATCCGCACGTCAATACCGCGGTTTTTGGCATTCAAAAGCGCGTCGCCTATATTCTGGGAAAACAGGCTGTACATGCAGATATGGATTGCCGCCTGCGATTTGTCTATGGCGCTTATAATCGCGTCTTCGCTTCCGCCCAGCGGGGAAAACGCATACCGGGGAAACGCCGCGCCGTTAAACTCAAGCGACGGCTGCGAATCGGCCGGGGGCTTGCCGTAACTGCCCCACGGCACGTCCCCTTCGAGCGGCCCGTCCGCCACAGACCGGGTTTTCTCCCACATCCAGTCAAAATACGCCTGATACCCGGCTATAATGG
This genomic window from Elusimicrobiaceae bacterium contains:
- a CDS encoding phospholipase D-like domain-containing protein translates to MKKLFIIFSVIAQMMWAPVSAGAQGSVAWDGAGSVLGARGRAALGAVAVPGVSAAKPAAVASAKTAKAPALKAPRVVFSEDEYISGHILKNINNCTKTLDVAVYAFSLRDVAEAIVKAIERGVQVRVIVDQSHMFGSRTAELQYLVDNNVNLRVLRGTGKWGIMHNKMAIFDGKMVKFGSFNWTNAGDRNNYENAIFNTEPAIIAGYQAYFDWMWEKTRSVADGPLEGDVPWGSYGKPPADSQPSLEFNGAAFPRYAFSPLGGSEDAIISAIDKSQAAIHICMYSLFSQNIGDALLNAKNRGIDVRIVMDRLQAGSSPLTEFFIKNKFVFKWNSGYSGRGVMHHKFGIFDGKMVVTGSFNWTSSAENNNLENDYYTDNAQDVKAFAGEFNTIFGKAFTPTEKDL